From a region of the Neobacillus niacini genome:
- a CDS encoding LytR family transcriptional regulator: MRRRKRRRLKWRNIIRLFIFIFLIVGGIYGFTVYKSFNSAVATMHEPLDDKQNSEKQPKALKKKEPFSVLMLGVDEREGDSGRSDTMIVLTVNPNNNSVKMLSIPRDTMTEIVGKGKEDKINHAYAFGGVPMAVDTVENFLDIPIDYYVKINMEGFKDIIDTVGGINVENDLAFKIEGFSFPAGKIHLNGEEALAFIRMRYDDPNGDFGRQERQRQVIQAVIKEGASITSLSKAPDIFQAIGSNIKTNLTFEEMISIQKNYKEAGKHIEQLTIISEGKMIDNIYYGIVTIAEQQRIQGELKAQLEMNSDS; the protein is encoded by the coding sequence ATGAGAAGGAGAAAAAGACGGAGGCTTAAATGGCGTAATATAATACGTTTGTTTATATTTATATTCCTTATTGTTGGAGGCATCTATGGGTTTACAGTCTATAAATCTTTTAATAGTGCAGTAGCAACAATGCATGAACCGCTCGATGACAAACAAAATAGTGAAAAGCAGCCTAAGGCATTAAAAAAGAAAGAACCATTTTCCGTTTTAATGCTTGGTGTGGATGAGCGTGAAGGAGATAGCGGGCGTTCTGACACGATGATTGTGTTAACAGTAAATCCAAACAATAATTCTGTAAAAATGCTGAGTATTCCAAGGGATACCATGACAGAGATTGTCGGTAAGGGAAAAGAAGATAAGATTAACCATGCTTACGCATTTGGCGGTGTTCCAATGGCGGTAGATACGGTGGAGAACTTCCTTGATATTCCAATTGATTATTACGTCAAAATTAATATGGAAGGCTTTAAGGATATTATTGATACAGTGGGCGGGATTAATGTCGAGAATGATCTTGCTTTTAAAATAGAAGGATTTAGTTTTCCTGCAGGTAAGATTCATCTAAATGGCGAGGAAGCATTAGCTTTCATCAGAATGAGATACGATGATCCGAATGGAGACTTTGGCCGTCAAGAACGTCAACGCCAAGTGATTCAAGCGGTAATCAAAGAGGGTGCAAGCATCACTAGCTTATCGAAAGCCCCGGATATCTTTCAAGCGATCGGCAGTAATATTAAAACAAATCTTACATTCGAAGAAATGATAAGCATCCAAAAGAATTATAAAGAAGCTGGGAAACACATTGAACAGCTGACCATTATATCAGAAGGTAAAATGATTGATAATATCTATTATGGAATTGTAACGATAGCAGAACAACAGCGCATTCAGGGTGAATTGAAAGCTCAATTAGAAATGAATAGCGATAGCTAA
- a CDS encoding FMN-binding negative transcriptional regulator — protein sequence MYIPKHFTIKNEEVIYDFIEKNSFATLFSQHNGEPYATHLPLLLNKEEGFLYGHFARTNQQWKDIEGQNVLVIFQGPHCYISPSWYETNQAVPTWNYIAIHVYGELEIVEEEKEVFESLVDMVSKYEKIDSSYHLENVDETYIKGMSKGIVGFKININKIEGKAKLSQNHPEARQELIIKQLENSADQNDILIAQLMKKNIEKK from the coding sequence ATGTATATACCAAAACATTTTACTATTAAAAATGAAGAAGTCATCTATGACTTTATTGAAAAGAATAGCTTTGCTACCTTGTTTTCTCAGCATAATGGGGAACCATACGCTACTCATCTGCCACTCCTTTTAAATAAAGAAGAAGGCTTTTTATATGGACATTTTGCCCGTACTAACCAGCAGTGGAAGGATATTGAAGGTCAAAATGTTCTTGTTATCTTTCAAGGTCCTCATTGCTATATTTCACCATCCTGGTATGAGACCAACCAGGCTGTACCAACTTGGAATTATATTGCTATACACGTTTATGGTGAGTTGGAGATTGTCGAAGAAGAAAAGGAAGTATTTGAATCATTGGTAGACATGGTAAGTAAATATGAAAAAATAGATAGTTCCTATCATTTAGAGAACGTTGATGAAACTTATATAAAGGGCATGAGTAAAGGTATTGTAGGTTTTAAAATCAACATTAACAAAATTGAGGGGAAAGCCAAACTAAGTCAAAATCATCCGGAAGCCAGACAAGAATTAATCATTAAGCAATTAGAAAATAGTGCAGATCAAAATGATATATTAATAGCACAACTAATGAAGAAAAATATTGAAAAAAAGTAA
- a CDS encoding GMC family oxidoreductase N-terminal domain-containing protein, giving the protein MANQDVIVIGAGGGGAVIAKELGELGLKVLVLEAGPWYGNKKWPNPNLQPGGVSSSTKDDLDVMLYKKLLNKFEMNINDLVSGRFRWGPADRSRSQWFRNANQKGVIWQCSGVGGTTQTYTANCPRAYPAAIDNVWPLSYRELVPYYEKVEATLPVNFAATTAKEELFYYGAKKAGWNLIPTLDVTGPGYRPQPNAILPPNENITNLNITDEQLSWMEGCTLAGHCINGCPHGPSIDKIAKRSTNVSYVPLALNTGNVCIRPNAFVIKIITENNPSKGLHAIGVNIRDTWTGEQEELRAEIIIMASGSIESPRLWFNSGLPDNPWVGKGLVNHYMDWVSGIFDEKDLIPILGTSDIYPFVGNTCAARLDYPGLGTLQSVGMSPGLTASFYAVSESGYSFLNKPEMNDPWDIKGRLYGYELKESMDSYRKTLNILVSTDDEVDQRNGITLDASISDENGFVPVVSYQPTKQSRRKRSQLVKIAADLLRKAGAKKVIWTNWPAGMMIHIESTMRMGFVVDQDCESFQVKRLYIADNSVHFNSLGGVNPTLTTQALATRTAEKLFKKYFN; this is encoded by the coding sequence ATGGCTAATCAAGACGTGATTGTAATTGGTGCTGGCGGCGGAGGAGCTGTTATAGCGAAAGAGCTGGGAGAATTGGGGTTAAAGGTTTTGGTCTTAGAAGCTGGTCCCTGGTACGGGAATAAAAAGTGGCCTAATCCAAATTTACAGCCCGGAGGAGTATCCAGTTCTACAAAAGATGACTTGGATGTCATGCTCTATAAAAAATTATTAAACAAGTTTGAAATGAATATAAATGATTTAGTTTCAGGAAGGTTTCGCTGGGGCCCGGCGGATCGTAGTCGTTCTCAATGGTTTCGGAACGCTAATCAAAAAGGCGTAATTTGGCAATGCTCCGGTGTCGGAGGAACCACCCAAACCTATACGGCTAATTGTCCACGAGCCTATCCAGCGGCAATTGATAATGTCTGGCCGCTTTCTTACCGGGAACTTGTACCATATTATGAAAAAGTGGAAGCGACATTACCGGTGAACTTTGCGGCCACGACAGCAAAGGAGGAATTATTTTATTATGGTGCAAAGAAAGCAGGCTGGAATTTGATTCCTACACTGGATGTGACAGGTCCAGGGTATAGGCCGCAGCCGAATGCAATTTTGCCTCCTAATGAAAATATCACAAATCTAAATATCACTGACGAACAATTATCATGGATGGAAGGCTGCACGCTTGCGGGGCATTGCATTAACGGCTGCCCACATGGTCCATCTATAGATAAAATTGCAAAACGGTCCACGAATGTCAGCTATGTGCCACTTGCTTTAAACACAGGGAATGTTTGTATTAGACCAAATGCCTTTGTTATAAAAATCATAACAGAAAATAACCCGTCCAAGGGGCTTCATGCCATAGGCGTAAATATTAGGGATACTTGGACGGGTGAACAGGAAGAGCTAAGGGCAGAAATCATTATAATGGCTTCTGGAAGCATTGAAAGCCCAAGGCTTTGGTTTAATTCAGGATTGCCTGATAATCCATGGGTAGGAAAAGGATTGGTAAATCATTATATGGATTGGGTATCCGGCATATTTGATGAAAAGGATTTGATCCCTATATTAGGAACCTCAGATATTTATCCCTTTGTAGGAAATACATGCGCGGCGAGATTGGATTATCCCGGACTTGGAACTCTGCAGTCGGTTGGGATGAGTCCAGGCTTAACGGCTTCTTTCTATGCGGTGAGTGAGTCAGGTTACTCTTTTCTAAACAAGCCTGAGATGAATGATCCGTGGGATATTAAGGGACGTCTATACGGTTATGAATTAAAAGAATCAATGGATTCCTACCGTAAAACGTTAAATATTTTAGTCAGTACCGATGATGAAGTAGACCAGCGGAACGGGATTACGCTTGATGCATCAATTAGTGATGAAAATGGATTTGTTCCTGTTGTAAGCTACCAGCCAACTAAGCAGTCACGCAGGAAACGGAGTCAACTTGTTAAGATAGCAGCAGACCTGTTAAGGAAGGCAGGGGCCAAAAAAGTTATTTGGACAAATTGGCCGGCAGGAATGATGATTCATATAGAAAGTACGATGCGTATGGGATTTGTCGTTGATCAGGACTGCGAATCATTTCAAGTAAAACGGTTATATATCGCTGATAACAGTGTCCATTTTAATAGTCTGGGCGGTGTCAATCCTACCCTTACCACACAAGCATTGGCTACCCGTACAGCCGAAAAATTATTTAAAAAGTATTTTAATTAG